One window of the Klebsiella oxytoca genome contains the following:
- a CDS encoding ArsR/SmtB family transcription factor codes for MLKPVELIDDDESLAMAMAVVASAMADASRLKMLCALMDGRAWTATELSTVADISPSTASAHLSRLVSSGLLICLAQGRHRYYRLAGSDVAGLLENMMAMAGKRAVTLSTSTPVNLRVARTCYDHLAGEVAVSLYDFLLREAWITPDGTALTPVGEAQFASLGIVVKSGSRRKACCGCLDWSERRFHLGGAAGAALLQHGQQKGWFTTNAGFREVTITSAGWRALQLHFQLSKNA; via the coding sequence ATGTTAAAACCTGTTGAGCTGATCGACGACGATGAGTCGTTGGCCATGGCGATGGCGGTAGTGGCGTCGGCAATGGCCGACGCTTCACGGCTAAAAATGCTTTGCGCTTTGATGGATGGCCGGGCGTGGACGGCCACCGAGCTTTCCACCGTTGCTGATATTTCCCCATCCACCGCCAGCGCGCACCTTAGCCGTCTGGTCAGCAGCGGTTTGTTGATATGCCTGGCCCAGGGGCGACACCGTTACTACCGCCTCGCCGGTAGCGATGTCGCCGGTCTGCTGGAGAATATGATGGCCATGGCCGGCAAGCGCGCGGTGACGCTGTCCACCAGTACGCCGGTCAACCTACGCGTCGCGCGAACCTGCTACGATCATCTGGCCGGGGAAGTGGCGGTATCGTTATATGATTTTCTTCTGCGTGAAGCGTGGATAACGCCAGACGGAACGGCGCTGACGCCCGTTGGTGAAGCGCAGTTTGCGTCTCTGGGGATTGTGGTGAAGAGCGGCTCGCGACGTAAAGCATGCTGCGGCTGTCTGGACTGGAGCGAACGGCGCTTTCATCTCGGTGGCGCGGCCGGTGCGGCTTTGCTGCAGCATGGTCAGCAGAAAGGCTGGTTCACCACTAACGCAGGATTTCGTGAAGTAACGATTACTTCGGCAGGATGGCGCGCTTTGCAGCTGCATTTTCAGCTATCGAAAAATGCGTAG
- a CDS encoding antibiotic biosynthesis monooxygenase family protein has protein sequence MIAVLFEAEVTPASQERYLALAAELKPLLSKIDGFIAIERFQSLTTAGKILSLSWWRDEEAVLAWKRNLCHQAAQKEGRESIFSCYQIRVAQVLREYGSENGNPL, from the coding sequence ATGATCGCAGTACTCTTTGAGGCCGAAGTGACGCCGGCGAGCCAGGAACGCTACCTGGCACTGGCGGCGGAACTAAAGCCGCTGCTCAGTAAGATTGATGGTTTTATTGCCATTGAGCGTTTTCAAAGTTTGACCACGGCGGGGAAAATTCTGTCGCTCTCCTGGTGGCGGGATGAGGAGGCGGTACTGGCGTGGAAGCGCAACCTTTGCCATCAGGCTGCACAAAAAGAGGGGCGAGAGAGTATCTTCTCCTGTTATCAAATTCGGGTGGCTCAGGTGCTGCGCGAATACGGTTCTGAGAACGGCAATCCGCTATAA
- a CDS encoding YdgH/BhsA/McbA-like domain containing protein → MKNVKLLAAAGMLSLVSFASFAQPVSVTADTLDNAEAKIAAIAKDQGESYHITEAYTGNQVHMTAELSK, encoded by the coding sequence ATGAAAAACGTAAAATTACTCGCCGCTGCCGGTATGCTGTCTCTGGTTTCTTTTGCTAGCTTCGCTCAGCCGGTTAGCGTAACCGCAGATACTCTGGACAACGCAGAAGCCAAAATCGCCGCCATTGCTAAAGACCAGGGCGAGTCCTACCACATTACCGAAGCTTATACCGGTAACCAGGTTCATATGACCGCCGAGCTGTCTAAATAA
- a CDS encoding EamA family transporter, translating to MTFISRSLIIDLLLTALAPAIWGSTYIVTSQFLPPDRPFIAALLRVLPAGIALLIWSRRFPLRTEWWKLIVTGILNIGAFQALLFIAAYRLPGGLAAVIGAIQPLLVMLLAWCVDRQRSPWLAVLSALAGIAGMAMLLLSPQTTLEPLGIGAAFLGATSMALGTWLSRRWAISLPVVALTGWQLLIGGIVLAPIALLVDPPLYQVTLTQVAGYLWLCVAGAMLAYGLWFRGIARLSPVAVSAMSLLSPVTAVLLGWIFLGQKIEGIALVGLVIVLLSVLSIQRALSNKRAVTNR from the coding sequence ATGACCTTTATTTCGCGCAGTTTGATTATTGATTTACTCCTGACCGCCCTGGCGCCAGCCATCTGGGGCAGCACCTATATTGTGACTTCGCAGTTTCTGCCGCCCGATCGGCCGTTTATCGCCGCGCTGCTGCGGGTGCTGCCTGCGGGGATCGCGCTGCTGATATGGAGCCGCCGCTTTCCGCTGCGTACCGAATGGTGGAAGCTGATCGTCACCGGGATCCTGAATATCGGCGCGTTTCAGGCATTGCTGTTTATTGCCGCCTATCGTTTACCGGGCGGCCTGGCGGCGGTGATTGGCGCTATTCAACCGCTGCTGGTGATGCTGCTGGCCTGGTGCGTCGATCGTCAGCGATCGCCATGGCTGGCGGTACTATCGGCGCTGGCAGGGATCGCGGGGATGGCGATGCTGCTGCTGTCCCCGCAAACCACGCTTGAACCGCTCGGAATTGGCGCGGCGTTTCTTGGAGCAACGAGTATGGCGCTGGGAACCTGGCTGTCGCGGCGCTGGGCGATCTCCCTACCGGTCGTCGCGCTGACCGGTTGGCAGCTGTTGATTGGCGGTATTGTGCTGGCACCTATCGCGTTGCTGGTCGATCCGCCGCTGTATCAGGTAACCCTGACGCAGGTGGCGGGCTACCTGTGGCTGTGCGTTGCCGGGGCAATGCTGGCGTACGGCCTGTGGTTTCGCGGGATCGCCAGACTTTCTCCGGTAGCGGTGTCGGCAATGAGCTTGCTGAGTCCGGTGACCGCGGTGCTGTTAGGCTGGATTTTCCTGGGGCAAAAGATTGAGGGGATCGCGCTGGTAGGACTGGTAATTGTGCTGCTCAGCGTGCTGTCGATTCAGCGCGCGTTATCAAATAAGAGAGCCGTAACGAATCGGTAA
- a CDS encoding MarR family winged helix-turn-helix transcriptional regulator, with product MDKSAQFDAVDLILEQWKRERPDLDCSPMGPIGRLKRCTMLLEPRIEAAFVRHNLVRWEFDMLATLRRAGEPFVLSPTQLFSTLMITSGTMTHRLKALEKRGFITRLPDPEDARSMLVALTPEGRGLIDKAVESHVENERQLLSVLSAQQRQQLDEALTVFMRLLEKA from the coding sequence ATGGACAAATCAGCACAGTTCGACGCCGTGGATCTTATTCTTGAACAGTGGAAGCGGGAGCGCCCGGATCTGGATTGCAGTCCGATGGGGCCCATTGGCCGGCTGAAACGCTGCACGATGCTGCTGGAGCCGCGCATTGAGGCGGCCTTTGTTCGCCACAATCTGGTGCGCTGGGAGTTTGATATGCTGGCGACTTTACGCCGGGCGGGCGAGCCGTTCGTGCTGTCGCCAACCCAGCTTTTTTCAACATTGATGATCACTTCCGGCACCATGACCCATCGCCTTAAGGCGCTGGAAAAGCGCGGGTTTATAACTCGCCTGCCTGACCCGGAAGATGCGCGTAGTATGCTGGTGGCGCTTACGCCGGAGGGACGTGGGTTAATCGATAAAGCGGTGGAAAGCCACGTAGAGAATGAGCGCCAGCTGCTGAGTGTCCTTTCTGCGCAGCAGCGCCAGCAGCTGGATGAAGCGCTAACGGTTTTTATGCGCCTGCTCGAAAAAGCTTAA
- a CDS encoding Lrp/AsnC family transcriptional regulator has translation MDSIDRKILAELQADGRLSITELAERVNLSLSPCHRRLRALEQEGVITGYRANLDPAKMGFNFMAIVFATLKEGDKKAVSAFEDAVEEIPQIVLAQRLFGDPDYLMHVVTRDLPAFQKLYDDKLSAMPGVQHLRSTLVMKTVVQDRPFPLGNG, from the coding sequence ATGGATAGCATAGATCGAAAAATTCTTGCTGAGCTACAGGCCGACGGACGGCTGTCGATAACCGAACTGGCCGAGCGGGTGAATTTAAGCCTTTCGCCCTGTCATCGTCGTCTGCGGGCGCTGGAGCAGGAAGGGGTGATTACCGGTTACCGGGCTAATCTTGACCCGGCTAAAATGGGCTTCAATTTCATGGCGATTGTTTTCGCGACGTTAAAAGAGGGCGACAAGAAAGCGGTGAGCGCATTTGAGGACGCGGTTGAAGAGATCCCGCAGATCGTGCTGGCGCAGCGCCTTTTCGGCGATCCGGATTATTTGATGCACGTGGTAACCCGCGATCTTCCGGCGTTCCAGAAGCTGTATGACGACAAACTCTCCGCGATGCCCGGCGTGCAGCATCTACGCTCGACGCTGGTAATGAAAACGGTCGTTCAGGATCGGCCTTTCCCTCTGGGTAACGGGTAA
- a CDS encoding LysE family translocator, with translation MEMSFIASFWLVSFLLIITPGADWAYTISAGINGRRVIPAVAGLMSGHLLATLIVVAGIGVLIARHPLALSTITLLGAGYLMWLGLAILRHPPTPDTSDHTAGSWNRWALKGLCISGLNPKVFLLFLALLPQFTDPRGSWSLAQQMSALGGIHLVTCTLVYLLVGYGAKALLATRPQVAQKVSMVSGVIMLAIAALLFFEQLS, from the coding sequence ATGGAGATGAGCTTTATTGCCAGCTTTTGGTTGGTCTCTTTTCTGTTAATCATCACCCCTGGCGCTGACTGGGCCTATACCATCAGCGCAGGAATCAACGGACGACGCGTGATCCCCGCCGTCGCTGGTCTGATGTCAGGCCACCTGCTGGCTACGCTGATCGTAGTCGCCGGAATCGGTGTATTAATCGCCCGCCATCCGCTGGCGCTGTCGACGATAACCCTGCTGGGCGCAGGCTATCTGATGTGGCTGGGGCTCGCTATTTTACGTCACCCGCCGACGCCGGATACATCCGACCACACCGCTGGCAGCTGGAATCGATGGGCCCTTAAAGGATTATGTATTAGCGGTCTTAACCCAAAAGTGTTCCTGCTATTCCTGGCTCTGCTACCGCAGTTTACCGATCCCCGAGGAAGCTGGTCGCTGGCGCAGCAGATGTCGGCACTCGGCGGCATTCATCTGGTAACCTGTACGCTGGTCTATTTACTGGTCGGGTACGGCGCCAAAGCGCTATTAGCCACCCGGCCGCAAGTAGCGCAAAAAGTCAGCATGGTTTCCGGCGTGATTATGCTGGCAATTGCCGCTCTGCTATTCTTTGAACAGCTGAGCTAG
- a CDS encoding tyrosine-type DNA invertase has translation MKNHGILKKRNFLTHNEIESLLIAANSGPHATRNYCLTLLCFIHGLRASEICRLQISDIDLNSRCIYIHRLKNGFSTTHPLLNKEVRALKNWLEIRTSYPQSTSEWLFLSRKGNPLSRQQFYQIISASGDNAGLSLEIHPHMLRHSCGFALANMGIDTRLIQDYLGHRNIRHTVWYTASNAGRFYGIWDDTRNKQRSPVLP, from the coding sequence ATGAAAAACCATGGCATTTTAAAAAAAAGGAACTTCCTGACTCATAATGAAATAGAGTCATTGCTCATAGCAGCCAACAGTGGTCCCCATGCCACACGTAATTATTGCCTGACATTACTGTGTTTCATTCATGGATTACGCGCCAGCGAAATATGTCGTTTGCAGATTTCCGATATCGATCTAAATTCAAGGTGTATCTATATACATCGTCTCAAAAATGGATTTTCCACCACTCACCCTTTGCTCAATAAAGAAGTACGCGCATTAAAAAACTGGCTGGAAATCCGCACCTCGTATCCTCAATCCACCAGCGAATGGCTGTTTTTATCACGCAAAGGTAATCCTTTATCTCGCCAACAGTTTTATCAGATCATTTCTGCTTCAGGCGACAATGCTGGACTTTCACTTGAAATTCATCCGCATATGCTTCGTCACTCATGCGGCTTTGCCTTAGCCAATATGGGCATAGATACCCGCCTCATCCAGGATTATCTTGGCCACCGCAACATCCGCCATACGGTGTGGTATACCGCCAGCAACGCGGGTCGTTTCTATGGTATCTGGGACGATACCAGGAACAAACAGCGGAGCCCTGTTTTACCATAA
- a CDS encoding tyrosine-type DNA invertase, which yields MNRRRFLTGKEVQAMMHAARNGQTGERDYCLILLAFRHGMRISELLDLHYRDLDLAEGRINIRRLKNGFSTIHPLMADECEAIRRWSQSRQTWKDAKNSDALFISRRGTPLSRQQAYRIIRTAGVEAGTATQTHPHMLRHACGYELAERGADTRLIQDYLGHRNIRHTVRYTASNAARFAGLWERNNLMEMNLKNQKRANKDLINKGK from the coding sequence GTGAACCGACGTCGTTTTCTTACCGGTAAAGAAGTGCAGGCGATGATGCATGCCGCCCGCAATGGGCAGACGGGAGAGAGAGATTATTGCCTTATCCTGCTCGCTTTTCGCCATGGAATGCGCATTAGCGAGCTACTCGATCTTCACTATCGCGATCTCGATCTGGCCGAAGGACGCATCAATATTCGAAGGCTGAAGAACGGATTTTCGACCATACATCCGCTGATGGCCGATGAATGTGAGGCTATCAGGCGCTGGAGTCAGTCCCGGCAAACCTGGAAAGACGCGAAAAATAGCGATGCGCTGTTTATCTCACGGCGGGGTACCCCACTTTCCCGCCAGCAGGCCTATCGCATCATCCGTACAGCGGGAGTTGAAGCCGGAACGGCAACCCAGACTCACCCACATATGCTGCGCCACGCCTGCGGCTACGAGCTGGCGGAACGAGGAGCGGATACGCGCCTTATCCAGGACTATCTTGGCCATAGAAATATTCGCCATACCGTACGTTATACGGCCAGCAATGCCGCTCGATTCGCCGGACTTTGGGAGCGCAACAATCTTATGGAGATGAATTTAAAAAATCAGAAGAGGGCAAATAAGGATTTGATAAATAAAGGAAAATAA
- the fimA gene encoding type 1 fimbrial major subunit FimA — protein MKIKTLAMVVLSALSLSSAAALADTTVNGGTVHFKGEVVNAACAIDAGSIDQTVPMGQVRSAKLATPGSTSTAVGFNIQLNDCDTTVATKASVAFTGTAIDSTNTTVLALQSSAAGSANNVGVQILDRTGVPLVLDGATFSAASTLNDGTNVIPFQARYYATAAATAGTANADATFKVQYQ, from the coding sequence ATGAAAATCAAAACACTGGCAATGGTTGTATTGTCTGCTCTGTCTCTGAGTTCCGCGGCGGCTCTGGCCGATACCACGGTAAACGGCGGTACAGTGCATTTTAAAGGGGAAGTCGTCAACGCGGCATGCGCCATTGACGCGGGTTCAATCGATCAGACCGTTCCAATGGGCCAGGTTCGTTCGGCAAAACTCGCTACTCCAGGCAGCACCAGTACGGCTGTCGGTTTCAATATCCAGCTGAACGATTGTGATACCACCGTGGCCACCAAGGCATCCGTTGCATTTACCGGTACCGCGATTGACAGCACTAACACCACCGTGCTGGCGCTGCAAAGCTCTGCGGCAGGCAGCGCGAATAACGTTGGCGTGCAGATCCTTGACCGTACCGGTGTTCCGCTGGTACTGGATGGCGCGACCTTCAGCGCAGCTTCCACCCTGAACGATGGCACCAACGTCATTCCGTTCCAGGCGCGCTACTACGCTACCGCCGCAGCTACTGCCGGTACCGCTAACGCTGACGCGACCTTCAAAGTGCAATACCAGTAA
- a CDS encoding fimbrial protein: MQRMKSGLLIFLLPSLALAGNQWNVTLPGGNMRFQGIIIAESCRVEAGDRQMTVNMGQISSNRLHSAGEDTNPVPFDIHLQECSTAVSERVGVAFHGVADGKNPDVLSVGEGPGIATGVGVALFDQEDHLIPLNSPPAAWTKLYTGPTTLHFVAKYRATGHQVTGGAANAQAWFSLTYQ; this comes from the coding sequence ATGCAAAGGATGAAGTCAGGTCTGTTGATATTTTTGCTCCCATCGCTGGCGCTGGCCGGTAATCAATGGAACGTCACACTGCCCGGCGGAAATATGCGCTTTCAGGGCATCATCATTGCCGAGTCCTGCCGCGTTGAAGCTGGCGACCGGCAGATGACGGTCAATATGGGACAGATCAGCAGTAATCGGCTTCATTCAGCCGGAGAAGATACCAATCCGGTGCCCTTCGATATTCATCTGCAGGAGTGCAGCACCGCAGTCAGCGAACGCGTTGGCGTGGCGTTTCACGGCGTCGCCGACGGTAAAAACCCGGACGTGCTCTCGGTCGGTGAAGGACCGGGGATCGCAACCGGCGTGGGCGTTGCTCTGTTTGATCAAGAAGACCATCTGATCCCACTAAATAGCCCTCCCGCCGCCTGGACAAAATTGTATACCGGGCCGACCACCCTGCACTTCGTGGCGAAATATCGGGCGACAGGGCATCAGGTCACCGGGGGAGCGGCCAACGCTCAGGCCTGGTTCTCCCTGACCTACCAGTAA
- a CDS encoding fimbria/pilus periplasmic chaperone — protein MSIKGVNVRKTLAMTRGLLMGALMIAATGLTARAEAGVALGATRVIYPAGQKQVQLAVTNNDEKSTYLIQSWVENADGAKDGRFVITPPLFAMQGKKENTLRIIDATNNQLPQDRESLFWMNVKAIPSMDKSKLSDNTLQLAIISRIKLYYRPAKLALSPDQAPEKLKFRRSAGSLTLINPTPYYLTVTELNAGTRVLDNALVPPMGEASVKLPADAGSEITYRTINDYGALTPRMKGATQ, from the coding sequence GTGAGTATAAAAGGGGTTAACGTGAGAAAAACACTGGCGATGACGCGCGGTTTACTGATGGGAGCGCTGATGATAGCCGCCACCGGATTGACCGCTCGCGCCGAAGCAGGCGTGGCGCTGGGGGCGACCCGCGTCATCTATCCTGCCGGACAAAAGCAGGTTCAGCTGGCGGTCACCAATAACGACGAAAAGAGCACCTATCTGATCCAGTCATGGGTGGAAAACGCTGACGGCGCAAAAGACGGACGTTTTGTTATCACTCCGCCGCTGTTCGCGATGCAGGGCAAAAAAGAGAACACCCTGCGCATCATTGATGCGACCAACAACCAGCTGCCGCAGGACCGGGAAAGCCTGTTCTGGATGAACGTCAAAGCGATCCCGTCGATGGATAAATCAAAGCTCAGCGACAATACCCTGCAGCTGGCGATTATCAGCCGCATCAAGCTCTACTATCGCCCGGCAAAACTGGCGCTATCGCCGGATCAGGCTCCAGAGAAGCTGAAGTTCCGCCGCAGCGCTGGTTCGCTGACGCTTATCAACCCCACCCCATACTACCTGACGGTGACCGAACTCAATGCCGGTACTCGGGTTCTGGATAATGCGCTGGTCCCGCCGATGGGCGAAGCCAGCGTCAAATTGCCTGCCGATGCAGGCAGCGAGATTACTTACCGAACCATTAACGACTACGGCGCGCTGACCCCGCGAATGAAAGGCGCAACGCAATAA